In a single window of the Stigmatopora nigra isolate UIUO_SnigA chromosome 7, RoL_Snig_1.1, whole genome shotgun sequence genome:
- the LOC144199860 gene encoding interleukin-21 receptor-like translates to MAALVWVFWDLLINIQSAYSSVCGVSCFTDYKILINCSCARLPARPLRLRVNCSDGELHAAGGCLLTPPRPWCVAYPPRLDDIAAVGTDCTTAVGGESSSWALYNEVKPAAPHDVRATSSPDGDLDITWEHVDASEQCLRYGLRIRPPWPNPARSSVAVDGRFLAVRRDGLPPGVRFDVEVRAKWCPENPSQGPWSDWSSSVHWTSADVAARGWRSHALLVVFITVAAVAAAAASLATALLLACPGKRRWLKTLRRSVWVSKPHHFFQPLYLDYGGDFKEWVKPVFGEHDLLRNATATDTPTAAAPEDPDPAGRPRLLRFLVLPVEKGHASIGTVTVQRGGDGNGAPGVALLSEEDAAADKSPPWDDTYPRLELDGIFRECASLVKWGAQKPGDFPDENLVSRSHYVKQWIMGNDHQSALSSTLE, encoded by the exons ATGGCGGCCCTCGTTTGGGTATTTTGGGACCTCCTGATAAATATTCAAAGTG CCTATTCGTCCGTGTGTGGCGTGTCCTGCTTCACCGACTACAAGATCTTGATCAACTGCTCGTGCGCCCGCCTTCCGGCGCGCCCGCTCCGCCTGCGCGTCAACTGCAG CGACGGGGAGCTCCACGCGGCCGGCGGCTGTCTGCTGACGCCCCCCCGCCCCTGGTGCGTGGCCTACCCCCCGCGTTTGGACGACATCGCCGCCGTGGGGACCGATTGCACCACGGCGGTCGGCGGCGAGTCTTCCAGCTGGGCGCTCTACAATGAGg TGAAACCGGCGGCGCCCCACGACGTCCGAGCGACCAGCTCCCCCGACGGCGACCTCGACATCACGTGGGAGCACGTGGACGCCAGTGAGCAGTGCCTGCGCTACGGCCTGCGAATCCGACCTCCCTGGCCG AACCCGGCTCGCTCCTCGGTGGCGGTTGACGGGAGGTTCCTGGCGGTGAGGCGCGACGGACTGCCGCCCGGCGTCCGGTTTGACGTGGAGGTGCGGGCCAAGTGGTGCCCCGAGAACCCGTCGCAGGGCCCCTGGAGCGACTGGAGCTCTTCCGTCCATTGGACTTCGGCTGACGTGGCGG CGAGAGGATGGCGCTCACACGCCCTCTTGGTGGTCTTCATcacggtggcggcggtggcggcggcggcggcgtccctGGCCACCGCGCTCCTCCTGGCCTGCCCTGGAAAGCG ACGCTGGCTGAAAACACTGCGAAGGAGCGTCTGGGTGTCCAAGCCGCATCACTTCTTCCAACCGCTCTACCTGGACTACGGAGGCGACTTCAAG GAGTGGGTCAAGCCCGTGTTCGGCGAGCACGACTTGTTGCGGAACGCCACTGCGACGGATACGccgaccgccgccgcccccGAGGATCCCGACCCCGCAGGCCGGCCCCGCCTCCTCCGTTTCCTCGTCCTACCAGTGGAGAAGGGCCACGCGTCCATCGGCACGGTGACCGTGCAACGAGGAGGAGACGGCAACGGCGCTCCCGGTGTCGCGCTGCTGTCGGAAGAGGACGCCGCGGCGGACAAATCCCCGCCGTGGGACGACACTTACCCCCGCTTGGAATTGGACGGCATTTTCAGGGAATGCGCCAGTCTCGTTAAATGGGGCGCCCAAAAGCCAGGTGATTTCCCAGATGAGAACTTGGTCTCGCGTTCCCACTACGTCAAGCAGTGGATTATGGGTAATGACCACCAAAGCGCTCTGAGTTCAACGCTTGAGTAG
- the LOC144199861 gene encoding uncharacterized protein LOC144199861, with the protein MNLSQNAGLRPDEALMVENAIRLAIDSVLNVLYGVNGGRCREYQRILADRDKEIHRLQREMSALRRRRGCASCGQLNRGGTPDRSPGSGNAERDAEEEQQPVNSEPGFLSLFDAASSHCTTPTLPSPTLGQAEPSAASVPGVKDEPCPVDVVPIKREPVEEGQPYPAGGGGGACWDAELELREVMTCEQADGAPHNAQAQQLRHERRRVPTAEQAEEAQQQKRAAWRAASRRYYARKVARQMAGPAHLYHPLPSRYDGARKWTVAALAADKGPPADGRAWPAPSRKFHRTRYHEPHPQPAGDDRGGGAGEFLPS; encoded by the exons ATGAATTTGAGCCAAAACGCCGGCCTGAGGCCGGACGAGGCTCTCATGGTGGAGAACGCCATCCGGCTGGCCATCGACTCGGTGCTCAACGTCCTGTACGGCGTCAACGGCGGCCGCTGTCGCGAGTATCAGCGGATACTAGCCGACAGGGACAAAGAGATCCACCGGCTACAGCGGGAGATGAGTGCTCTGCGGCGCCGACGGGGGTGCGCTTCGTGCGGCCAGCTCAACCGAGGAGGCACGCCTGACCGCTCGCCCGGATCCGGAAACGCCGAGCGGGATGCCGAGGAGGAGCAGCAGCCGGTGAACTCCGAACCTGGCTTCT TGAGCCTGTTTGACGCCGCGTCATCTCACTGCACCACCCCGACGCTCCCCTCGCCCACCCTCGGCCAAGCGGAGCCCTCCGCCGCCTCGGTGCCGGGCGTCAAAGACGAGCCGTGCCCAGTGGACGTCGTCCCGATCAAACGGGAGCCCGTCGAGGAGGGGCAGCCGTACCCTGCCggaggtggaggcggagctTGTTGGGACGCGG aacTGGAGTTGAGAGAAGTGATGACGTGCGAGCAAGCCGACGGAGCGCCCCACAACGCCCAGGCCCAGCAACTCAG GCACGAGAGGAGGCGTGTCCCCACGGCCGAGCAGGCCGAGGAAGCCCAGCAGCAGAAGCGGGCGGCGTGGCGAGCCGCCTCCCGCCGCTACTACGCCCGCAAAGTGGCCCGCCAGATGGCCGGCCCCGCCCACCTCTACCACCCGCTCCCCTCGCGCTACGACGGCGCCCGGAAGTGGACGGTGGCGGCACTGGCGGCGGACAAGGGCCCGCCTGCCGACGGGCGAGCGTGGCCGGCCCCCTCCAGGAAGTTTCACCGCACCAGGTACCACGAGCCCCACCCACAGCCGGCGGGGGACgacagaggaggaggagccggAGAATTTTTACCCAGTTGA
- the nr2f5 gene encoding nuclear receptor subfamily 2 group F member 5 — protein sequence MAMVVNQWSENISGGGGEPGSHSHSLSHSHSHPQLQLAGLCGQQQQEPGGGGAPGTPTASVAPGSGSGSGSTPGHEGLSGDKVPNVDCMVCGDKSSGKHYGQFTCEGCKSFFKRSVRRNLSYSCRANRDCPIDQHHRNQCQYCRLKKCLKVGMRREAVQRGRTSNSQSSPGQYLSNGGGGGGGPGGGEAYGGQTYLSGFVSLLLRAEPYPTGRYGAQCVQGNNLMGIENICELAARLLFSAVEWAKNIPFFPDLQLMDQVALLRMSWSELFVLNAAQCSMPLHVAPLLAAAGLHAAPMSAERVVAFMDHIRVFQEQVEKLKALQVDTAEYSCLKSIVLFTSDAMGLSDVSHVESIQEKSQCALEEYVRNQYPGQPNRFGRLLLRLPSLRIVSSPVIEQLFFVRLVGKTPIETLLRDMLLSGSGYNWPYVPAAAAAAAAAAAQRERPVSLHYNDGGP from the exons ATGGCAATGGTAGTAAACCAGTGGTCAGAGAACATTTCCGGCGGCGGAGGTGAGCCGGGCTCGCATTCTCATTCCCTCTCGCACTCGCATTCGCACCCGCAACTGCAGCTGGCAGGACTCTGCGGTCAGCAGCAGCAGGAACCCGGCGGGGGAGGCGCTCCCGGGACGCCCACCGCCTCTGTCGCCCCGGGTTCTGGGTCTGGCTCCGGTTCCACGCCCGGACACGAGGGTCTGTCCGGGGACAAGGTGCCCAACGTGGACTGCATGGTGTGCGGGGACAAGTCGAGCGGAAAGCACTACGGACAGTTTACGTGCGAGGGCTGCAAGAGCTTCTTCAAGCGTTCCGTGCGTCGGAACCTGTCCTACAGCTGCCGGGCCAACCGGGACTGTCCCATCGACCAGCACCACCGTAACCAGTGCCAGTACTGCCGACTCAAAAAGTGTCTCAAAGTCGGCATGCGGAGAGAGG CCGTCCAACGCGGACGCACGTCCAACTCGCAGAGCAGCCCGGGCCAGTATCTGAgtaacggcggcggcggagggggCGGGCCCGGCGGGGGCGAGGCCTACGGCGGCCAGACTTACCTGTCGGGCTTCGTGTCGCTGCTGCTGCGCGCCGAGCCCTACCCGACGGGGCGCTACGGCGCCCAGTGCGTGCAGGGCAACAACCTGATGGGCATCGAGAACATCTGCGAGCTGGCCGCCCGTCTCCTCTTCAGCGCCGTGGAGTGGGCCAAGAATATCCCTTTCTTCCCGGATTTGCAGCTTATGGATCAG GTGGCACTGCTGCGCATGTCGTGGAGCGAGCTGTTCGTCCTGAACGCCGCCCAGTGCTCCATGCCGCTCCACGTGGCGCCCCTGCTGGCGGCGGCCGGCCTGCACGCCGCGCCCATGTCGGCCGAGCGCGTGGTGGCCTTCATGGACCACATTCGCGTCTTCCAGGAGCAGGTGGAGAAACTCAAGGCGCTCCAGGTTGACACGGCCGAGTACTCCTGCCTCAAATCCATCGTACTCTTCACCTCCg ACGCCATGGGCCTGTCGGACGTGTCTCACGTGGAGAGCATCCAAGAGAAGTCCCAGTGCGCCCTGGAGGAATACGTCCGCAACCAGTACCCGGGGCAACCCAACCGCTTCGGCCGGCTGCTGCTGCGCCTGCCGTCGCTGCGCATCGTGTCGTCGCCCGTCATCGAGCAGCTCTTCTTCGTGCGCCTGGTGGGCAAGACGCCCATCGAGACGCTCCTGCGCGACATGCTGCTCTCGGGCTCCGGCTACAACTGGCCCTACGTGccggccgccgctgccgccgccgccgccgccgccgcgcagCGCGAGCGGCCCGTCTCGCTGCATTACAACGACGGCGGGCCCTGA